Proteins found in one Promicromonospora sukumoe genomic segment:
- a CDS encoding ABC transporter ATP-binding protein, whose translation MPLSDAPAIDPAQAATASAATASPAGADHEVAVQVRGLVKRYDGRAVVDGLDLVARRGAVTAVLGPNGAGKTTTIECCEGLRSPDGGTVRVLGHDPVSEARALRPRVGVMLQDGGLPTGVRALELLRHVAAMYAAPRPVDELAERLGLHGFARTTVRRLSGGQRQRVALAAAVVGRPDVVFLDEPSAGMDPQSRRAVWDLVRELRADGVAIVLTTHLMDEAADLADHVHVVDHGSVIASGSVRELTSGSGAGPGSIRVEATPDLDLTPLRAALPGSWVVGEGEAGVYTVTGDVDPAAVAAVTAWLAGQNVLARSVTTGSRTLEDVFLDLTGRHLR comes from the coding sequence GTGCCCCTGTCCGACGCGCCCGCGATCGACCCCGCCCAGGCGGCCACCGCGAGCGCCGCCACAGCCAGCCCCGCCGGTGCCGACCACGAGGTCGCCGTCCAGGTGCGCGGGCTCGTCAAACGCTACGACGGTCGCGCCGTCGTGGACGGCCTGGACCTGGTCGCCCGCCGGGGCGCCGTCACCGCCGTCCTGGGGCCCAACGGCGCCGGCAAGACGACGACGATCGAGTGCTGCGAGGGCCTGCGCTCCCCCGACGGCGGCACCGTCCGCGTGCTCGGCCACGACCCCGTCTCCGAGGCCCGGGCGCTGCGCCCGCGCGTCGGCGTCATGCTGCAGGACGGCGGGCTGCCCACCGGGGTGCGCGCGCTGGAGCTGCTGCGGCACGTCGCCGCCATGTACGCGGCGCCGCGGCCGGTGGACGAGCTCGCCGAGCGCCTCGGCCTGCACGGTTTCGCGCGCACCACGGTGCGCCGCCTGTCGGGCGGGCAGCGCCAGCGCGTCGCGCTCGCCGCGGCGGTGGTCGGGCGGCCCGACGTCGTCTTCCTCGACGAGCCCAGCGCCGGCATGGACCCGCAGAGCCGGCGCGCCGTCTGGGACCTGGTGCGCGAGCTGCGGGCCGACGGCGTCGCCATCGTGCTGACCACGCACCTCATGGACGAGGCCGCGGACCTGGCCGACCACGTGCACGTCGTGGACCACGGCAGCGTCATCGCGTCGGGCAGCGTCCGTGAGCTGACGTCCGGCAGCGGGGCGGGCCCGGGCTCGATCCGCGTCGAGGCCACCCCGGACCTGGACCTCACCCCGCTCCGCGCCGCCCTGCCCGGTTCCTGGGTGGTCGGCGAGGGCGAGGCCGGCGTGTACACCGTGACCGGGGACGTGGACCCGGCGGCCGTCGCCGCCGTCACCGCGTGGCTCGCGGGACAGAACGTGCTGGCCCGGTCGGTCACGACCGGCAGCCGCACCCTCGAGGACGTGTTCCTCGACCTCACCGGAAGGCACCTGCGATGA
- a CDS encoding S8 family peptidase, translating to MTSTHSNRRRLIVGAGFAIALAAAPAAAAVASAAPDEAATPVAGAVVEDSYIVVLKDSDVTKKQVRSTASSLVQEYGGEVQRSYTNAVRGFSASMSAEQAELLEADPTVAYVEQNRVMTATDTQSPVPSWGLDRIDQEALPLDDSYTYGNTGAGVTAYIIDTGILNSHEDFGGRAVSGTDTVDGDDDATDCAGHGTHVAGTVGGSAYGVAKEVSLVGVRVLDCGGSGTFDGVIAGIDWVTADHEAGEPAVANMSLGGGFSQAVNDAVSAAVADGVTFALAAGNDYAADACDGSPSSTPEAITVGATEDTDARAVYSNIGTCVDIFAPGTDITSAWYTGDSATNTISGTSMATPHVAGAAALVLGGNPAATPAEVGDALTGAAVPDVVTDPGTGSPNLLLNVSGL from the coding sequence GTGACTTCCACTCACAGCAACCGTCGTCGGCTCATCGTCGGTGCCGGCTTCGCGATCGCCCTCGCGGCGGCCCCGGCGGCAGCGGCCGTGGCCTCGGCCGCACCGGACGAGGCAGCCACACCCGTCGCGGGCGCGGTCGTCGAGGACTCCTACATCGTGGTCCTCAAGGACAGCGACGTCACCAAGAAGCAGGTCCGGAGCACCGCGAGCAGCCTGGTGCAGGAGTACGGCGGCGAGGTGCAGCGCTCGTACACCAACGCGGTGCGCGGCTTCTCGGCGTCGATGTCGGCGGAGCAGGCCGAGCTCCTCGAGGCCGACCCGACCGTCGCGTACGTCGAGCAGAACCGCGTGATGACGGCGACCGACACGCAGTCGCCGGTCCCCTCCTGGGGTCTGGACCGGATCGACCAGGAGGCCCTGCCGCTCGACGACTCGTACACGTACGGGAACACGGGCGCGGGCGTCACGGCCTACATCATCGACACCGGCATCCTGAACAGCCACGAGGACTTCGGCGGCCGCGCGGTCAGCGGCACCGACACCGTGGACGGCGACGACGACGCCACCGACTGCGCGGGCCACGGCACGCACGTCGCGGGCACCGTGGGCGGCTCGGCCTACGGCGTGGCCAAGGAGGTCTCCCTCGTCGGCGTGCGCGTGCTGGACTGCGGCGGCTCGGGCACCTTCGACGGCGTGATCGCCGGCATCGACTGGGTCACGGCCGACCACGAGGCCGGTGAGCCGGCCGTCGCCAACATGTCGCTCGGCGGCGGCTTCTCGCAGGCCGTGAACGACGCCGTGTCCGCGGCCGTCGCGGACGGCGTGACCTTCGCGCTCGCCGCCGGCAACGACTACGCCGCCGACGCCTGCGACGGCTCGCCGAGCTCCACGCCGGAGGCCATCACGGTGGGCGCCACCGAGGACACCGACGCCCGCGCCGTGTACTCCAACATCGGCACCTGCGTGGACATCTTCGCGCCGGGCACCGACATCACGTCGGCCTGGTACACCGGCGACTCCGCCACCAACACCATCAGCGGCACCTCGATGGCCACGCCGCACGTCGCGGGCGCCGCGGCGCTCGTGCTGGGCGGCAACCCGGCCGCGACGCCGGCCGAGGTCGGTGACGCCCTGACCGGCGCCGCCGTGCCCGACGTCGTGACCGACCCGGGCACCGGTTCGCCGAACCTGCTGCTCAACGTCAGCGGTCTCTGA
- a CDS encoding COX15/CtaA family protein yields the protein MTAPAAPTSWIDALPGRVDRFRHWTRAVLIANLIGQIGIIGTGGAVRLTDSGLGCSTWPQCEPGSFTPVFHEATTLHPYIEFGNRTLTGVLGIIAILVAIAVCTDVKRSASYRMLGLVPGVGVLMQALIGGIVVLLHLHPGWVSLHFAVSGGLVAASLYLLHRHGEGDGAPRLVVTPRRRNLAWALAGLTAVVVVLGVLTTGAGPHSGDSEVGYRFSIDPALLTRWHAIAVWAFLAALVVFLVGVRRGPDTVRRAAVLLLVITLAQGLIGYVQYFTDLPELLVGLHMIGAAALIAGTTRVWLTTRVRDVTAVSAPVVAP from the coding sequence GTGACCGCACCCGCCGCCCCCACCTCCTGGATCGACGCGCTCCCCGGCCGCGTGGACCGCTTCCGGCACTGGACCCGTGCCGTCCTGATCGCGAACCTGATCGGTCAGATCGGCATCATCGGGACCGGAGGCGCCGTGCGCCTGACCGACTCGGGCCTGGGCTGCTCCACGTGGCCGCAGTGCGAGCCGGGCAGCTTCACGCCGGTCTTCCACGAGGCCACCACGCTGCACCCGTACATCGAGTTCGGGAACCGCACGCTGACCGGGGTGCTCGGGATCATCGCGATCCTGGTCGCCATCGCGGTGTGCACCGACGTCAAGCGGTCCGCCTCCTACCGCATGCTCGGCCTGGTGCCCGGCGTCGGCGTGCTGATGCAGGCCCTGATCGGCGGCATCGTGGTGCTGCTGCACCTGCACCCGGGCTGGGTGTCCCTGCACTTCGCCGTCTCGGGCGGGCTGGTCGCCGCCTCCCTGTACCTGCTGCACCGGCACGGTGAGGGCGACGGCGCCCCGCGGCTCGTGGTCACGCCCCGCCGGCGGAACCTCGCGTGGGCGCTGGCCGGGCTGACCGCCGTCGTCGTCGTGCTCGGCGTGCTGACCACCGGCGCCGGCCCGCACAGCGGCGACTCCGAGGTGGGCTACCGGTTCTCGATCGACCCCGCGCTGCTGACCAGGTGGCACGCCATCGCGGTCTGGGCGTTCCTGGCCGCGCTGGTCGTGTTCCTCGTGGGGGTGCGCCGCGGCCCCGACACGGTGCGCCGGGCGGCCGTGCTCCTGCTGGTCATCACGCTGGCGCAGGGCCTGATCGGGTACGTGCAGTACTTCACCGACCTGCCGGAGCTGCTGGTCGGGCTGCACATGATCGGCGCCGCGGCCCTCATCGCGGGCACCACGCGCGTGTGGCTGACGACGCGGGTGCGCGACGTGACAGCGGTGAGCGCGCCGGTGGTCGCGCCGTGA
- a CDS encoding ATP-binding cassette domain-containing protein — MNTNAIEAQGLVKIFGDNRAVDGVDLTVRTGTVYGVLGPNGAGKTTTIRMLATLLRPDGGQARVLGYDVVRDAAAVRSLIGVTGQYASVDETLSATENLVVFGRLLGLSSRAARAKAAELLEEFSLTEAARRPLRDYSGGMRRRLDLAASLISRPPLIFLDEPTTGLDPRTRNQMWDTIRRLVAEGSTVLLTTQYLDEADQLADRIAVIDRGKVVAEGTADELKATVGAQSLQVGLAEAGDLGTALSLVQQVFGTAGTVAPEGLRITVPVPHAEAVADLLVRFREARVAIDSVSLDKPSLDEVFLTLTGHAADDDAAAGSASDHTEKVTA, encoded by the coding sequence ATGAACACGAACGCGATCGAGGCACAGGGCCTCGTCAAGATCTTCGGCGACAACCGCGCCGTGGACGGCGTGGACCTCACCGTCCGCACCGGGACCGTCTACGGGGTGCTCGGGCCCAACGGCGCGGGCAAGACCACGACCATCCGCATGCTCGCCACCCTGCTGCGGCCCGACGGCGGACAGGCCCGCGTGCTCGGGTACGACGTCGTCCGCGACGCCGCCGCCGTCCGCTCGCTGATCGGCGTGACCGGCCAGTACGCCTCCGTCGACGAGACGCTGAGCGCGACCGAGAACCTGGTGGTCTTCGGCCGCCTGCTCGGCCTGTCCTCGCGCGCCGCGCGCGCCAAGGCCGCCGAGCTCCTGGAGGAGTTCTCCCTGACGGAGGCCGCCAGGCGGCCCCTGCGCGACTACTCGGGCGGCATGCGCCGCCGGCTCGACCTGGCGGCGAGCCTGATCTCCCGGCCGCCGCTCATCTTCCTCGACGAGCCCACCACCGGCCTCGACCCCCGCACCCGCAACCAGATGTGGGACACCATCCGCCGCCTGGTCGCCGAGGGCTCCACCGTGCTGCTCACCACGCAGTACCTCGACGAGGCCGACCAGCTCGCCGACCGGATCGCCGTCATCGACCGCGGCAAGGTCGTGGCCGAGGGCACCGCCGACGAGCTCAAGGCCACCGTCGGCGCCCAGTCGCTGCAGGTCGGGCTCGCCGAGGCGGGCGACCTCGGCACGGCCCTGAGCCTGGTGCAGCAGGTCTTCGGCACCGCCGGGACAGTCGCCCCGGAGGGGCTGCGCATCACCGTGCCGGTCCCCCACGCCGAGGCCGTCGCCGACCTGCTCGTCCGGTTCCGCGAGGCGCGCGTCGCCATCGACTCCGTCAGCCTCGACAAGCCGAGCCTCGACGAGGTCTTCCTGACGCTCACGGGCCACGCGGCCGACGACGACGCCGCGGCCGGCTCCGCCTCCGACCACACCGAGAAGGTGACCGCATGA
- a CDS encoding ABC transporter permease — translation MSAPTSVDGASRAEPTSRVEPVETGPAAAPVVRRIAAQASFETRAILRNGEQLLVTIVLPVLVLFALVRTSFIDLDTHGFSRVDFVTPGVLALAVMSTAFTSQAIATAFDRRNGVLRLMATTPLGRSGLLAGKVLGVLAVEVVQVVVICGVAVALGWRPELGALPAVVGAVLLGTAAFTALALLLAGTLRAEGVLAVANLVLVLLTVGGGVLLPAEQLAGPLAHVAVLLPSGALGEAMRGALLYGSVPPFSVVVLLAWTAALGAGAARLFRWH, via the coding sequence ATGAGCGCGCCCACCTCGGTCGACGGCGCCTCGCGGGCCGAGCCCACCTCGCGGGTCGAGCCTGTCGAGACCGGTCCCGCCGCCGCGCCGGTCGTGCGCCGGATCGCCGCCCAGGCGTCGTTCGAGACGCGCGCGATCCTGCGCAACGGCGAGCAGCTCCTGGTGACGATCGTGCTGCCGGTGCTGGTCCTGTTCGCGCTGGTGCGCACGTCGTTCATCGACCTGGACACGCACGGCTTCTCGCGCGTCGACTTCGTGACGCCGGGCGTGCTCGCGCTGGCCGTCATGTCGACGGCGTTCACGTCGCAGGCGATCGCGACGGCGTTCGACCGCCGCAACGGCGTGCTGCGGCTGATGGCGACCACGCCGCTCGGGCGGTCCGGCCTGCTGGCCGGCAAGGTGCTCGGCGTGCTCGCCGTCGAGGTGGTACAGGTCGTGGTGATCTGCGGCGTGGCCGTGGCGCTCGGCTGGCGGCCGGAGCTCGGGGCGCTGCCCGCCGTCGTCGGCGCCGTGCTGCTCGGGACCGCCGCCTTCACCGCCCTGGCCCTGCTGCTGGCCGGGACCCTGCGCGCCGAGGGCGTGCTCGCCGTGGCCAACCTGGTGCTCGTGCTGCTCACGGTGGGCGGCGGCGTGCTGCTGCCCGCGGAGCAGCTCGCGGGCCCGCTGGCGCACGTCGCGGTGCTGCTGCCGTCCGGCGCGCTGGGCGAGGCGATGCGCGGGGCGCTGCTGTACGGCTCGGTGCCCCCGTTCTCCGTGGTGGTGCTGCTGGCCTGGACGGCGGCGCTGGGCGCGGGCGCGGCCCGCCTGTTCCGCTGGCACTGA